One Micromonospora craniellae genomic region harbors:
- a CDS encoding helix-turn-helix domain-containing protein → MADRVDWNDLRERRMTEPGVAEAYEATRLAFELGQEVRHLRERSGWSQSQLAGAAGMTQSAVARFEAGGTVPTLAVLERLARALDRKLDVKFAPKASPMLADR, encoded by the coding sequence ATGGCCGATCGGGTTGACTGGAACGACCTGCGGGAACGCCGGATGACGGAGCCCGGTGTGGCGGAGGCGTACGAGGCGACGCGCCTGGCTTTCGAGCTTGGTCAGGAGGTGCGGCACCTCCGGGAACGCAGTGGCTGGAGCCAGAGTCAGCTAGCCGGCGCCGCAGGGATGACGCAGTCTGCGGTAGCCCGCTTTGAGGCTGGAGGCACCGTTCCCACCTTGGCCGTTCTCGAGCGGCTCGCTCGCGCCCTGGACCGCAAGCTTGATGTGAAATTCGCCCCGAAGGCCTCGCCGATGCTCGCCGACCGGTAG
- a CDS encoding protein kinase family protein yields MPHHRHHWHDLPGSLRREVERHTGGIIRAEIVPDGASCELAVTLDTAAGQVFCKGGQADSRTAWLYRKEARINRWLPDVVPRLRWTVERDGWLLLGFEHVSGRYPRLDPGSPDLDAVADLLAMLARDLTPCPPVEVQPFTIRWRGLIAPELVDGDTLLHTDMTPRNFLFGDRLRLVDWSAPCRGAAWIDAAFMLVRLILAGHTPADAEAWARQIPAWAQASDEAVTTFAIGLVRLGEQRQCSRPAPHRGPLLDAAQAWSAYREGASGQ; encoded by the coding sequence ATGCCGCACCACCGCCACCACTGGCACGACCTCCCCGGCTCACTGCGTCGGGAGGTCGAGCGGCATACCGGCGGAATCATTCGGGCTGAGATCGTGCCGGACGGGGCCTCCTGTGAACTCGCCGTCACGCTCGACACTGCCGCAGGTCAGGTGTTCTGCAAGGGTGGGCAGGCCGACAGCCGGACTGCGTGGCTCTATCGCAAGGAAGCCCGGATCAACCGGTGGCTTCCTGACGTCGTACCCCGCCTCCGCTGGACCGTCGAGCGTGACGGCTGGCTTCTGCTCGGCTTCGAGCACGTGTCCGGCCGCTACCCGAGGCTGGATCCCGGCTCCCCGGATCTGGACGCCGTCGCCGACCTGTTGGCCATGCTCGCCCGGGATCTGACGCCATGTCCGCCGGTCGAGGTGCAGCCGTTCACCATACGGTGGCGCGGGCTCATCGCCCCGGAGTTGGTCGACGGGGACACCCTGCTGCACACCGACATGACACCTCGGAATTTTTTGTTCGGCGACCGGCTCAGGCTTGTCGACTGGTCCGCCCCTTGCCGAGGCGCCGCCTGGATCGACGCCGCGTTCATGCTGGTACGCCTCATCCTCGCTGGCCACACTCCGGCGGACGCCGAGGCATGGGCCAGACAGATCCCGGCCTGGGCGCAGGCGTCCGACGAGGCTGTCACTACCTTCGCCATCGGACTGGTGCGACTGGGGGAGCAGCGGCAGTGCTCACGTCCTGCACCTCATCGCGGCCCGCTTCTCGACGCGGCACAGGCTTGGTCGGCCTACCGAGAAGGCGCGAGTGGACAGTAG
- a CDS encoding restriction endonuclease encodes MATEVVDLDSKIKETVRHATIRCLDYWTCTFFSPRKLRLSGDRTDANTLDRWLGFRLRTRLPLRTNVGILKEMQRAHARQVRAQRHAQTAAYRHHQQLQREAERAKREAQRAALVNERERKRLYAEARSAEVAAMNADLELRLGALDNLLAATLEVDDHIDFSQLKKTVAHQPFTPGRLGTPAPPPDWRRFEPSPPTGLSKLFGGQARYQQQLAVARHAFAQSQSEHATAEADRQRKLAAAQQTYQRRCAKADADAAAHNAEIDKFAVAFAAGEPGVVVEYFSMVFGNSVYPDDFPQQYRLAYVPESRQLVVEYHLPTLDVVPPVREYRYVKVRDEITATARPTKEIKERYANIVGQVTLRTVHELFEADRSGLVDTIVFNGIVDTTDPRTGVNVQPCLVTLRTTRDVFAGLNLAAVDPSACLQHLNASVSKRPAELAPVRPVLEFDMVDKRFVDEVDVLADLDQRPNLLKLSPTEFESLIQNLFAKMGLDTKQTRASRDGGVDCVAFDPRPIFGGKVVIQAKRYRNTVDVSSVRDLFGTLQNEGASKGILVTTSGYGPASYEFASGKPLELIDGSNLLFLLAEHAEVQARIDPSELS; translated from the coding sequence ATGGCCACCGAGGTGGTCGATCTCGATTCGAAGATTAAAGAAACTGTCCGACATGCGACAATACGATGCCTCGACTACTGGACATGCACGTTCTTTTCACCACGAAAGCTGCGACTGTCGGGCGATCGCACGGATGCCAATACCCTGGATCGCTGGCTAGGGTTTCGGCTCCGCACTCGTCTACCTCTTAGGACAAACGTGGGAATCCTCAAGGAGATGCAGCGGGCGCACGCACGTCAGGTACGCGCTCAACGGCATGCTCAGACTGCGGCTTACCGGCATCACCAACAGTTGCAGCGCGAGGCGGAGCGGGCCAAGAGGGAAGCCCAGCGCGCCGCTCTAGTGAATGAACGCGAACGCAAGCGGCTGTACGCCGAGGCGCGTAGCGCAGAGGTGGCCGCCATGAACGCGGACCTTGAGCTTCGCCTTGGCGCGTTGGACAACCTCTTGGCCGCGACGCTCGAGGTAGATGATCATATTGACTTTAGCCAACTCAAGAAGACTGTCGCCCATCAGCCGTTCACCCCTGGAAGGCTCGGCACCCCTGCGCCACCGCCGGACTGGCGCCGCTTTGAACCATCACCACCGACGGGTCTGAGCAAGCTGTTCGGGGGCCAGGCCAGGTACCAGCAGCAGCTCGCCGTCGCGCGGCACGCGTTTGCCCAATCTCAGTCGGAGCACGCGACCGCCGAGGCCGACCGCCAGCGGAAGCTCGCTGCCGCACAGCAGACCTATCAGCGCCGCTGTGCTAAGGCCGACGCGGACGCTGCCGCCCACAACGCCGAGATTGACAAGTTCGCCGTCGCGTTCGCCGCCGGGGAGCCCGGGGTGGTTGTCGAGTACTTCAGCATGGTCTTCGGCAACTCGGTTTACCCCGACGACTTCCCACAGCAGTACCGACTGGCATACGTTCCTGAGTCCCGTCAGCTGGTCGTGGAGTATCACCTGCCGACGCTCGATGTCGTCCCACCTGTACGGGAGTACCGCTACGTCAAGGTCCGTGACGAGATCACCGCGACGGCTCGGCCAACAAAGGAGATCAAAGAACGCTACGCGAACATCGTCGGTCAGGTCACGCTGCGTACCGTGCACGAGCTCTTCGAGGCCGACCGCTCTGGCCTCGTAGACACGATAGTCTTCAACGGCATCGTCGACACCACGGATCCACGCACTGGGGTTAACGTGCAGCCCTGTCTGGTGACGCTTCGGACCACGCGCGACGTCTTCGCCGGACTGAACCTCGCTGCGGTCGACCCCAGCGCCTGCCTGCAACACCTCAACGCATCCGTGTCGAAACGCCCGGCCGAGTTGGCACCCGTCCGCCCCGTGCTCGAGTTCGACATGGTCGACAAGCGCTTCGTTGACGAGGTTGACGTGCTGGCTGACCTCGACCAGCGGCCAAACCTGCTGAAGCTGAGTCCCACCGAGTTCGAGAGCTTGATTCAGAACCTCTTCGCGAAGATGGGGCTAGACACCAAGCAGACGCGCGCCTCCCGCGATGGTGGAGTCGACTGCGTCGCCTTCGATCCTCGGCCTATCTTCGGCGGCAAGGTAGTCATCCAGGCCAAGCGCTACCGCAACACCGTCGACGTTTCGTCGGTCCGGGACCTCTTCGGCACGCTGCAGAATGAGGGCGCTTCCAAGGGCATTCTGGTGACCACCAGCGGCTACGGACCCGCGTCGTACGAGTTCGCCTCCGGGAAGCCGCTTGAGCTGATCGACGGATCCAACCTGCTCTTCCTGCTCGCCGAACATGCGGAGGTGCAGGCCCGGATCGATCCAAGCGAGCTGAGCTGA
- a CDS encoding DUF5919 domain-containing protein, with protein MTTVQRWTGLETRALRQALRLSIKDFSAHLGVAERTVSKWEAGQSAVYPRPEMQAALDTALGTSTEDVHERFNVARYAVQGDQRTLAVPATADSMCGLTAVYQSRCDLTAAIPADQLFEGARVVRAVGLSLNVLCQDYADRRWQELLERNAHVRCLFLDPDGTSIQSREREEGFPTGQLAALTKLNIETLLRVRDRVPVALRDRLELATYDETLRFNIILVDDLCVAQPYLGSNRGVDSPAFVMRQGQPGVGLYPVFEQVFESQWRGRRAL; from the coding sequence ATGACCACGGTGCAGCGGTGGACCGGGCTGGAGACACGAGCGCTTCGCCAGGCGCTCCGATTGAGCATCAAGGACTTCTCTGCCCACCTCGGCGTAGCCGAGCGGACTGTGTCCAAGTGGGAAGCCGGGCAGAGTGCGGTTTACCCACGGCCGGAAATGCAAGCTGCACTCGACACGGCTCTCGGCACGTCCACCGAGGACGTTCACGAGCGTTTCAATGTTGCTCGCTATGCCGTCCAAGGAGATCAAAGGACCCTGGCAGTGCCCGCTACTGCCGATTCGATGTGTGGCCTGACGGCTGTCTATCAGAGTCGATGTGACCTGACTGCGGCTATACCGGCAGATCAATTGTTCGAGGGTGCACGAGTCGTGCGGGCGGTCGGGCTGTCGCTCAACGTGCTCTGTCAGGACTACGCCGACCGACGTTGGCAGGAGCTCCTAGAGCGGAACGCGCATGTCCGCTGCCTGTTCCTTGACCCGGACGGCACGTCGATCCAGTCGCGTGAGCGGGAGGAAGGATTCCCGACTGGCCAACTCGCGGCGTTAACCAAACTGAATATCGAGACCTTGCTTCGGGTCCGCGATCGTGTGCCCGTCGCACTACGGGATCGGCTGGAACTGGCGACGTACGACGAGACACTCCGCTTCAACATCATCCTGGTAGATGATTTGTGCGTGGCCCAGCCCTATCTGGGAAGCAACCGTGGCGTCGACTCCCCTGCCTTCGTGATGCGCCAGGGACAGCCAGGAGTGGGACTATACCCGGTGTTTGAACAGGTCTTCGAGTCGCAGTGGCGGGGCAGGCGGGCGCTGTGA
- a CDS encoding helix-turn-helix transcriptional regulator, producing MRNDLRELRQAAGLSQRKLAEALDVSRQTINSIETGRYDPSLPLAIAIARHFHRTVEEIFHVD from the coding sequence TTGCGGAACGATCTCCGTGAACTGCGGCAGGCTGCCGGGCTGTCCCAGCGGAAACTGGCCGAGGCCCTGGACGTCTCGCGGCAGACGATCAACTCGATCGAGACCGGTCGCTACGACCCATCGCTACCCCTGGCCATCGCCATCGCCCGCCACTTCCACCGCACCGTAGAGGAGATCTTCCATGTCGACTGA
- a CDS encoding XRE family transcriptional regulator: protein MVAGWLGITQAQPSRVENGPQMVHLDRLSHWATLLGVPAEHLWFDVAGRGRRSESIRTPRTVTADKGPDESRRMLLAGIAAVAAGAEFLGGSTVSRRRIGTADLARLNAVLELYWSVDAECGGGLLYEEVSRFAESVYQMLDWSHPASLTPQLVAAVAAARQLAGWTALDAGRHSAAQRHFVAGERAALTADDRPLTAMIRYSQAKQLQHLRHNRDALAALQLARGQLGLQATPAVTSLLLGAEAASLAAIGDHQAAERTLGESSSQFERIRPEREPSWMSFYDRGELLAQYGRVYRDKARQDKKHGAAAVRFVSDAVTAFGPGNVRSSVLNEVGLCSALFLADEPEQALAVGRRMLQQAQSMSSVRVIDRVHNLRRDMGRHRELPEVAAFAQDVATLEARR, encoded by the coding sequence GTGGTGGCGGGCTGGTTAGGCATCACGCAAGCACAGCCCAGCCGCGTGGAGAACGGCCCGCAGATGGTGCACCTCGACCGACTCTCACATTGGGCGACCCTGCTGGGTGTTCCTGCAGAACACCTATGGTTCGACGTGGCAGGCCGGGGCCGTCGCTCCGAGAGCATAAGGACACCTCGAACCGTCACCGCCGACAAGGGGCCTGACGAAAGTCGGCGGATGCTCCTAGCGGGAATCGCCGCCGTCGCTGCCGGTGCAGAATTTCTCGGCGGCAGCACTGTCTCACGCCGACGTATCGGCACTGCCGATCTCGCGCGCCTGAACGCCGTGTTGGAGCTCTACTGGTCGGTCGATGCCGAGTGTGGTGGCGGCTTGCTGTACGAGGAGGTGTCCAGGTTCGCCGAGTCGGTCTACCAGATGCTCGACTGGTCACACCCCGCCAGCCTGACACCGCAGCTCGTCGCGGCCGTCGCAGCGGCTCGACAGCTGGCCGGCTGGACCGCCTTGGACGCGGGCCGGCACTCGGCGGCCCAGCGGCATTTCGTCGCCGGTGAACGAGCCGCGCTGACGGCCGATGACCGTCCCTTGACTGCGATGATCCGGTACTCGCAGGCAAAACAGTTGCAGCACCTGCGACACAATCGCGACGCCCTGGCTGCCCTACAGCTCGCTCGCGGGCAGCTCGGGCTGCAGGCGACACCGGCGGTCACGTCCCTGCTGCTGGGCGCGGAGGCGGCCTCACTCGCGGCAATAGGCGATCATCAAGCGGCAGAGCGGACGCTCGGCGAATCCAGTTCGCAGTTCGAGCGGATCCGGCCAGAGCGGGAACCAAGTTGGATGTCGTTCTACGACCGTGGAGAGCTACTGGCCCAGTACGGTCGCGTGTACCGCGACAAGGCCCGGCAGGACAAGAAGCATGGGGCGGCAGCAGTGCGCTTTGTGAGCGACGCGGTCACTGCGTTCGGTCCCGGAAACGTACGTAGCAGCGTGCTCAACGAGGTCGGACTGTGCAGCGCGCTCTTCCTCGCTGACGAACCTGAGCAGGCGCTGGCCGTTGGGCGCCGCATGCTGCAGCAAGCTCAGAGCATGAGCTCAGTGCGGGTAATCGATCGGGTGCACAACCTGCGCCGTGATATGGGACGGCACCGGGAGCTCCCAGAAGTTGCCGCCTTTGCGCAGGATGTCGCCACTCTCGAAGCTCGGCGGTGA
- a CDS encoding glycine-rich domain-containing protein, whose product MDIGWHTFILHTREYAEFCQRLAGRFIHHQPEPDPDDSRRSGPEPIGAPISRTVAAIVAAGFAVDHELWGGASAECSQCHAGCHDSPTR is encoded by the coding sequence GTGGACATCGGCTGGCACACGTTCATCCTGCACACACGCGAGTACGCCGAGTTCTGTCAGCGCCTCGCCGGTCGGTTCATCCATCACCAGCCTGAACCTGACCCGGATGACTCACGCCGCTCCGGACCCGAGCCGATCGGCGCTCCGATCTCCCGGACGGTCGCCGCCATCGTCGCCGCCGGCTTCGCAGTCGACCATGAGCTGTGGGGTGGCGCATCTGCGGAGTGCAGTCAGTGCCACGCCGGCTGCCACGACAGCCCGACCCGCTGA
- a CDS encoding DivIVA domain-containing protein — MIYVSGERLQSHHVRAADFGRRWRGLDPAQVYDYLDRVADELDRLHRQLVTANTEAERVRQALRQWQSRQTENRQVEHQRTENRQARHVHPVGERR, encoded by the coding sequence ATGATCTACGTGAGCGGGGAACGACTCCAGTCGCACCACGTCCGGGCCGCCGACTTCGGTCGGCGTTGGCGAGGTCTGGACCCCGCCCAGGTGTACGACTACCTTGACCGGGTCGCCGATGAGCTGGACCGCCTGCACCGGCAGCTCGTCACGGCGAACACCGAGGCCGAGCGGGTCCGGCAGGCGCTGCGGCAGTGGCAGTCCCGCCAGACCGAGAACCGGCAGGTCGAGCACCAGCGGACCGAGAACCGGCAGGCGCGGCACGTACACCCGGTGGGGGAGCGCCGGTGA
- a CDS encoding inositol monophosphatase family protein, with the protein MSDYREYLSLAAEATRRAADAMRWQSPGALAAKGDRDVVSELDYAIERDLRTFLRTETPDIGFLGEEGGSSGSTSKRWVLDPIDGTSNYVRSLPLCAVSLALVHGNEAVLGVIELPFLSATYTAAKGEGAHANGQPITVSSTIRMSQALVAIGDYAVGLDAEARNRLRLALTGQLAAEVQRIRMTGSAALDLAWLAEGRLDAALTLSNHPWDMAAGVVIAREAGATVIDGNGARHDINSTTTLAVTPELTGSILAAYEKAVAFGTNTR; encoded by the coding sequence GTGAGCGACTACCGGGAGTATCTGTCGCTTGCGGCCGAGGCTACGCGGCGGGCGGCAGACGCGATGCGATGGCAGTCACCCGGAGCGCTTGCCGCCAAGGGTGACCGAGATGTCGTCTCCGAGCTGGACTACGCGATCGAACGGGATCTACGAACCTTCCTGAGAACTGAAACGCCCGACATCGGATTCCTCGGCGAAGAGGGAGGATCGAGCGGATCGACAAGCAAGCGGTGGGTTCTCGACCCAATCGACGGGACATCGAACTACGTTCGGAGCCTGCCGCTGTGCGCGGTGTCGCTCGCGCTCGTGCACGGCAACGAAGCAGTACTTGGCGTCATCGAACTGCCGTTTCTCTCCGCGACCTACACCGCCGCGAAGGGTGAGGGGGCGCACGCCAACGGGCAGCCGATCACTGTCAGCAGCACCATCCGCATGAGTCAGGCCCTCGTCGCCATCGGGGACTACGCGGTTGGCCTTGACGCGGAGGCACGAAACCGGCTGCGGCTCGCCTTGACTGGCCAACTGGCAGCCGAGGTCCAACGGATCCGGATGACCGGCAGCGCGGCGCTCGACCTGGCATGGCTCGCCGAGGGCAGGCTCGACGCCGCTCTGACCCTGTCCAACCATCCGTGGGACATGGCGGCCGGGGTAGTCATCGCCAGAGAGGCGGGAGCCACCGTCATCGACGGCAATGGTGCCCGCCACGACATCAACTCCACAACGACGCTTGCCGTCACACCCGAACTCACTGGCTCCATCTTGGCGGCGTATGAAAAGGCCGTCGCCTTTGGGACGAATACACGCTGA
- a CDS encoding type II toxin-antitoxin system RelE/ParE family toxin has protein sequence MTWGSVELEPEVRDWLEELPGEYFARAAFYIDLLAEQGVLLGEPYTRQIDGKLRELRFYLDRDAVRVTYWMASGRRIIL, from the coding sequence ATGACCTGGGGGAGCGTGGAGCTGGAACCGGAAGTCCGAGACTGGCTGGAGGAGTTGCCGGGCGAGTACTTCGCAAGAGCCGCGTTCTACATCGATCTGTTGGCGGAGCAAGGCGTGCTGCTTGGCGAGCCGTATACCAGGCAGATCGACGGCAAGCTCAGGGAGCTGCGGTTCTACCTGGATCGCGACGCGGTGCGCGTGACCTACTGGATGGCCTCCGGTCGGAGGATCATCCTGTAG
- a CDS encoding flavoprotein produces the protein MLALVVCAAPPVLRIGELIDLLQEDGWAVCLTATPTAATWIDREALAEQTGYPVRAEWRRPGEPEPHPPATAVAVAPATFNVINKWAQGVNDTLALGILNEALGASIPVHAFPNVKPQLAAHPSYNRHLQLLREAGVAVAPLNAESDWETVIRTLKVPL, from the coding sequence GTGTTGGCCCTGGTCGTCTGCGCGGCACCTCCGGTGCTGCGGATCGGTGAACTGATCGACCTGCTGCAGGAAGACGGCTGGGCCGTGTGCCTCACCGCCACACCGACCGCCGCGACCTGGATCGACCGCGAGGCGCTTGCAGAGCAGACCGGCTACCCGGTGCGGGCGGAATGGCGAAGGCCCGGCGAGCCGGAGCCACATCCGCCAGCTACGGCTGTGGCGGTCGCACCGGCCACCTTCAACGTGATCAACAAATGGGCTCAAGGTGTCAATGACACTCTCGCACTCGGCATTCTCAACGAAGCACTCGGAGCCAGCATCCCCGTCCACGCCTTCCCCAACGTAAAGCCTCAATTGGCTGCCCACCCGAGCTACAACCGGCACCTGCAGCTACTCCGAGAGGCAGGCGTCGCAGTGGCACCCCTCAACGCTGAGTCGGACTGGGAGACAGTTATCAGAACGCTCAAGGTCCCGCTATAA
- the darG gene encoding type II toxin-antitoxin system antitoxin DNA ADP-ribosyl glycohydrolase DarG: MIIPSRGNLLTADADALVNTVNTVGVMGKGIALQFKRAYPANYAAYRTACANNEVGLGRMFVFDSTRLGPRRYVINFPTKGHWRANSKLPDIQAGLADLVRVVRERQITSIAVPALGCGNGGLAWGDVRPVIERAFAELPEVRVLLFPPEGAPDPADMPVATEKPSLTLGRATLLRAVDNYLQRARALEPRDGVTLLEIQKIAYFLQVLGQPLRLKFSRGRYGPYAENLNHVLDRLEGHYLSGFGDRSARVEELQPIRLTAGAVEAVSRFWAAQGPPPPEALKQFSRLVEGFEAPYSIELLATVHYAASLHPPTNDLAELTERVRNWSGRKARIFTPPHIKLAYDRLQTSSLLPAMNPA, translated from the coding sequence ATGATCATTCCGAGTCGGGGCAATCTGCTGACCGCCGATGCCGACGCGCTGGTTAACACCGTGAACACGGTCGGAGTGATGGGCAAGGGCATCGCACTCCAGTTCAAGCGCGCTTACCCGGCCAACTACGCGGCCTACCGGACGGCATGCGCGAACAACGAGGTCGGGCTTGGTCGGATGTTCGTGTTCGACTCGACCCGCCTCGGCCCCCGCAGATACGTGATCAACTTCCCCACCAAGGGTCACTGGCGGGCCAACTCCAAGCTTCCCGACATCCAGGCCGGCCTCGCTGATCTCGTCCGCGTCGTACGCGAACGGCAGATCACCTCGATAGCGGTGCCCGCTCTAGGTTGTGGCAACGGTGGGCTTGCCTGGGGTGATGTTCGTCCGGTCATTGAGCGGGCCTTTGCGGAGCTTCCCGAGGTGCGGGTGCTGCTCTTCCCACCGGAGGGGGCACCGGATCCGGCCGATATGCCAGTAGCGACCGAGAAGCCCTCGCTGACCCTTGGGCGGGCCACTCTGCTACGGGCCGTTGACAATTACCTACAACGCGCGCGAGCTCTCGAACCACGCGACGGTGTCACACTCCTCGAGATTCAAAAGATCGCCTACTTCCTTCAGGTTCTAGGACAGCCGCTACGGCTAAAGTTTAGTCGCGGCAGATACGGCCCCTACGCCGAAAACCTCAACCACGTCCTTGACCGGTTGGAAGGGCACTACCTCAGCGGCTTCGGTGATAGGTCGGCACGAGTCGAGGAGCTTCAACCGATCCGCCTCACGGCCGGCGCCGTCGAAGCAGTCAGTAGGTTCTGGGCAGCCCAAGGCCCGCCGCCCCCAGAAGCGTTGAAGCAGTTCTCGCGACTCGTCGAAGGCTTCGAAGCTCCCTACAGCATTGAATTGCTGGCCACCGTGCACTACGCGGCCTCGTTACACCCACCGACCAATGACCTCGCCGAGTTGACCGAGCGAGTCCGTAACTGGAGTGGCCGCAAGGCACGGATCTTCACACCTCCACACATCAAGTTGGCCTACGACCGGCTGCAGACATCCAGTCTGCTACCGGCAATGAATCCCGCGTGA
- a CDS encoding aminoglycoside phosphotransferase family protein, giving the protein MRAKGRFTEEAMTEAMRQIAARLDVPTGDARLLQLANNAVFALPDPTLVIRIARTHRLRDRVAKVVALAHWFALMNAPTIRLAPAAPEPMAVGDLLASVWTYVPPTPPGPTVDDLGQVLREFHALPVPSIEPPEWDPIGDARRRLADAEGLRQDEHDFLSTWCDRLEPQLTALRQRTASGLIHGDAHVGNLLREPSGRVVMCDFDATCLGPWQVDLAAVAANETRFGEVGYHARMVASYGVDVTTDPCWPLLRDARELKMIAAATPLLATSSAVAAEFRWRVRSVQEDDHEARWTPFADLER; this is encoded by the coding sequence ATGCGGGCGAAGGGCCGGTTCACCGAGGAAGCGATGACAGAAGCCATGCGGCAGATCGCCGCCCGGCTAGACGTCCCGACCGGAGATGCTCGACTACTCCAGCTCGCGAACAACGCTGTCTTCGCCCTCCCCGACCCAACGTTGGTCATCCGGATTGCCCGAACCCATCGGCTCCGGGACCGAGTAGCGAAGGTCGTTGCCCTCGCCCACTGGTTTGCGCTGATGAACGCACCCACGATCCGGCTCGCCCCGGCAGCTCCGGAACCGATGGCCGTGGGCGATCTGCTCGCCTCTGTGTGGACCTATGTCCCACCCACACCCCCGGGTCCCACCGTCGACGATCTCGGCCAGGTCCTACGGGAGTTCCATGCACTTCCCGTTCCGTCGATCGAGCCCCCCGAGTGGGATCCGATCGGTGATGCGCGTCGTCGGTTGGCCGACGCGGAAGGGCTCAGGCAAGACGAGCACGACTTCCTCTCGACGTGGTGCGACCGCCTGGAACCCCAGTTGACAGCACTGAGGCAGCGGACGGCCTCGGGACTCATCCATGGGGATGCTCACGTCGGCAACCTCCTCAGGGAGCCCTCCGGACGCGTCGTCATGTGTGACTTCGACGCCACGTGCCTCGGCCCATGGCAGGTCGACCTTGCTGCTGTAGCCGCCAACGAGACCCGCTTCGGTGAGGTCGGTTACCACGCCAGGATGGTCGCCTCCTACGGCGTCGACGTCACTACCGATCCGTGCTGGCCGCTGCTCCGCGACGCCCGCGAGCTGAAGATGATCGCTGCCGCCACGCCACTCCTGGCAACCTCCTCGGCCGTCGCCGCTGAGTTCCGGTGGCGCGTCAGGTCGGTCCAGGAAGATGATCACGAAGCGCGATGGACACCATTTGCCGACCTCGAACGCTAG
- the darT gene encoding type II toxin-antitoxin system toxin DNA ADP-ribosyl transferase DarT → MANTERPRPTTIMHFTHIDNLPRVVKAGRLFSDTSVGPQLATNVGAAEIKARRRHRPVPCPPYGFVADYVPFYFAPRSPMMYRIACDHRDGKLGCYPGGDDPLVYLVSSAEQVHAARLSWVASDGNCAVGLTTFTTVLGELATLVDWPLMRARFWRDGDEDMDRMRRRAAEFLVHREFPLSLLAGYVVRTMDRQEQVRQVFRDAGMIEPYVDVRPDWYYGYKRGEV, encoded by the coding sequence GTGGCTAACACTGAGCGCCCGCGGCCGACCACGATCATGCACTTCACGCATATCGATAACTTGCCGCGCGTCGTGAAAGCCGGCCGACTCTTCTCGGACACCAGCGTCGGCCCGCAGTTGGCGACCAACGTTGGCGCCGCAGAAATCAAGGCTCGCCGACGGCATCGACCCGTCCCTTGCCCACCCTACGGCTTCGTCGCTGACTACGTGCCGTTCTACTTCGCCCCACGCTCCCCCATGATGTACCGGATTGCGTGCGACCATCGGGACGGCAAGCTGGGTTGCTACCCGGGCGGCGATGATCCGCTCGTCTACCTGGTCAGCTCGGCAGAACAAGTTCATGCTGCCAGGCTCAGCTGGGTGGCGAGTGACGGCAACTGTGCCGTCGGGCTCACCACCTTCACGACCGTGCTCGGTGAGCTGGCGACCCTCGTCGACTGGCCGTTGATGCGGGCAAGGTTTTGGAGGGATGGCGATGAGGACATGGACCGGATGCGTCGACGGGCGGCCGAGTTCCTGGTGCATCGAGAGTTTCCCCTCAGCCTGCTCGCCGGTTACGTCGTGCGGACGATGGATCGGCAGGAGCAGGTGAGGCAGGTCTTTCGTGACGCTGGCATGATCGAGCCGTACGTTGATGTCAGACCAGACTGGTACTACGGATACAAGCGGGGGGAGGTGTAG